A genome region from Akkermansiaceae bacterium includes the following:
- a CDS encoding EF-hand domain-containing protein, translating to MKTYLHIIGAMAIATSLTCAQDGPKGPKKPGKGRPNPEAIFKKLDADGSGAVSLDEFKAGPRGKENPEKAEEIFKKIDKDGNGELSLEEFKSHRPPHKGGPGKRGGDGLPPAE from the coding sequence ATGAAAACATACCTACACATCATCGGGGCGATGGCCATCGCCACTTCACTGACATGCGCCCAGGATGGCCCGAAAGGCCCCAAGAAGCCCGGCAAGGGGCGTCCGAACCCTGAGGCGATCTTCAAGAAACTGGATGCCGACGGCAGCGGAGCGGTGAGCCTCGACGAGTTCAAGGCCGGCCCGCGTGGGAAGGAGAATCCCGAAAAGGCCGAAGAGATCTTCAAGAAGATCGACAAGGACGGGAATGGCGAGCTGAGCCTCGAGGAGTTCAAGAGCCACCGTCCGCCGCACAAAGGAGGCCCCGGCAAGCGTGGCGGCGACGGCCTGCCCCCTGCCGAGTAA